TGGGtgcctcatcttcatacTTACAGTGCTGATCCGCCGGTAGATGGCCCTGGGTGAAATGTCAACAAAATACCCGTCTAAAAAAGGTTTTGCTGGTCACGCCACACGATGTGTCGACCCCGCTTTCGGCTTCTGTACCGCCCTCGTCTACCTTTGTAAAGTTTGTTGATTTCGTTTGAACCACGCAGATTATAGCGGCTGACTAGGAAACGTCCAGTATCTTATCATTTCCCCTAACCAGATTGTCGCTGGTTCCCTTGTCATCCGTTATTGGAACGATACCATCAACGGCGCTGCCTGGGTAACCCTTCTTATCGCATTCGTCATTGCCATTAACTGCCTCGGTGTCAAGTGGTTTGGCGAGATTGAGTTTTGGTTATCGTCCATCAAGATCATCACGCTCACTGGCTTAATTTTGCTGGCACTCATAATTGATCTTGGAGGAGTCCCAGGACAAGAAAGGATTGGGTTTAGGTACTGGGAACACGGGAGGGCATTCAAAGCGTACAAGACGACTGGTGATTTGGGAAAGTTTTTGGGGTTTGTGAATGCTTTGGTGTTGGCGCTTTTTGCGTACATAGGCACTGAATTAATTGGTGTCACTGTTGGTGAGGCAAAGGTAAAACAATCCCTTAAATTTATTCTTGCGAAATGGTAACTGATTGAGCATGTAGAACCCACGAAAAACTGTCCCCTCTGCTATTCGTAAAACTTTCTTCCGTATCATTTTCTTCtatgtcttctcttcattcttaGTCGGTATGATCGttgattcttcttcgcctttgcTCGCCCAAGCCGCGAAGAAGGGTACTTCCGGTGGTGCGAGCGCTTCTCCTTTCGTTGTCGCTATTGAGTCTGCGGGTATCAAGGTTCTACCCGCTATCATAAACGCTTGGTAAGTGTCCCTGCCAATCTTTTCGGAACGTTGCCCACGCCCAATCATAGCATCCTGATTTTCACCATCTCCGCCGCCAACTCTGATCAATACATCGCCTCTCGAACACTCTACGGCATGGCCAAGGACGGAACTATGCCCCGCGTTTTCACCAAGTGCACTAGCCGAGGTGTTCCCTGGGTAGCCTTTATGTTTACCGCCATGTTCATGGGTTTGGCGTACCTTGTTGCTAGTAACGATGCGCTTTCTGTATTCAATTACTTTGTCAACTCTGTCACAATCTTTGGTGGACTTACTTGGGTAAGAGTGGCTAGATAGCCCGGAAAGACACAAAACTGACGTACTGTAgatctccatcctctcttcccacgTTGCCTTCATGCGCGGAATGAAAGCTCAAGGCATCTCACGAGACTCCCTTCCCTACAAGTCCCCCTTCCAGCCATACTTCACATACTTCTCCTTATTTTTTACTTGTCTCatttgcttcttcaaggGCTTTGACGGATTTATGCCGTGGGACTACAAGTCATTCATCACCAATTACATCGGTATCCCGATCTATGCCATTGCTTATATTGGTTTCAAATGTAAGTGCTGCGGGATAGGTAACGATCACATTTGACGAATGTATGTAGTGATTCGAAAAACCAAAGCGGTCAAGATGTCGGAGATGGACCTTACTACTGGCGCTCGAGAGTTCCAGGATCTGGATGAGGAaacggaagaggagcaacAATACAAGTTAATGTCATTCAAGCAAAAAGTAATCTATCAAATCAAAAACTGGTAAAGATATTTGTCATTTTGAGGATTTAGTCAAGATCTGTCAGCATAGGGTACGTAGGAATTCTTGTAGAGAAACAGTACAATCTTGATGTAAACATATTACTTGAGAGCATGATATATCTGACCATAATTTGGTAATGCTTGGATACAAGCAGCGCAAGCTACCCGAACTCAAGGACCTTGCATCAACTAATGAGGTCTGGTAATTGGAGGAGGTCCCAAATGTGGTATACATCCACAGCATGAGATACATTTATGCATCCTAGTGAACCTAGTAGAGTGAGATGTAAATTATTTTACGGAGGGAAACATTGGACTTAATGACAAGTCCGGAATTGACGCAATATCTTTACCCCATCATCAGCACAGCGCCCACTCCACACGACAGCGAACAGACGACAGACATGGCGTCATCGGACAACTTTGCCCAACGCCAGTTCGCAAGTCGCTGCAGAACAAGGCGTAGGGGTTACAAGGGTAGCACCCCTTATTGCATCGGGGGAAGCATTCAAGTCTCTGGCCGTCTCGTGAGTATCTGGTTGAAGAAATgataagaagaaatgaaggtatggatgaagaagataggCGGGAAGAGCGTGGTcgcagaagatgaaagtTTGCCGGTGGGCTGGAGTGTTAAGTGTTGGTTAGAAAAACTTAAGATTTAGAAAATCAAATAATTGCACAAGAAAGATATTTATTCAGAAAAGAGATATCAGGTATAACTTACACCCTCTTTCCAgctgaggacgaagaaCGAAGTATTAGAAGTGGAATCGATGGATAATGGCCCTCAGCGCTTAGATTCAACCAGTGCCACATCCGGAATTCCGGCTGTCACCGATCATACAACAGCGCCCAAGATGTCCTTTGTATTTACGTATCGTATCTGTGGTTACTTATTGTTCTATACATTACTTCGTAACAAGAATCAGCAATTGATGTACAGCGCCTAATTGAAGCagctgaggaagaattgaACACAGAACATCAAGTTATTCACGACTAGGCTCTTGCGATTACCGATCTTCATTTCGACTGTCTTATTTCAAGTCGCAAGCTATTCTTCCTATCTGTCAGACTACATCAATGACTTCGTGCGTGCTATTGCTGGTCATTCAGTCGGGAAGCGACAGTCCCTGGTGTAGACTAACAATGATGACCGACAGTAACCAGCCTGTCAAGTTTCTCGGTGTTACGCCTCCTATCACGACTGATCCTCCAAAGCCCAATGACATCAAATCTAGTGAGGCTTTGATGGCAGACCTCGTAGCACTCAATCAATTTGAATCCGAtcaggagaggaaggttCGGTATGTTATAGAGCTGGAAAAGCGAATGTAAAGGCTTACTTGGACGCAGAGAACGACTGCTTTCAAATATCGCCCAACTGGTTGCTAAATTTGTCCACGATGTGTCTATAAAACTCGGCATGTCAGAAAAAATAGCTTCAGAGGCGGGTGGGCGAATCTATACTTCGGGCTCATATCGGTGAGTAGATTCTATGAAGCAAGTTCAATGGCTAACTTAGTATTAGTCTCGGTGTTCACGGTCCTGGATCTGATATTGATACTATTTGTGTGTGCCCGCGACATATCTATAGAGAACATTTCTTTGGTGAATTCCAAGATATGCTACGTGCTTGGCCAGCAGTGACTGAAATTTCTGTGAGCTCGTTACTGACGTCCTGGAACCGTACTGAGAATGAAGTAGGCGGTAGAGTCTGCATTTGTGCCGGTAATGAAGACTGTAATCTCTGGAGTAGAGGTTGATCTGCTTTTCGCACGTGTCAATTTGCCAGAGGCGGGAGATTCGTTGGATAtcgaaaaggatgaaattCTTCGAGGAGTGGATGATGCATCGCAGAGAAGTTTGAACGGTGAGTCGAAAGGTTGGACTTCAGCTGATAACTGCAGGTCCCCGAGTCACGGATATGATCCTTAACCTTGTTCCGGACGTTGCAACCTTCCGTACAGCTTTGAGGACAATCAGATTATGGGCAAAGCGTCGAGGTATTTACTCGAACGTGTTAGGTTTCCCAGGTGGTGTTGCATGGGCGCTTCTTACTGCTCGGATATGTCAACTCTACCCTGCCGCGGCACCAGCAACTATTGTCGGCAAATTTTTCCCCATTTATTACCAATGGAACTGGCCCCAACCTGtgctgttgaagaagattgataATGGACCTCCCAACATGCAGCATTCTGTGTGGAACCCTAAGGTATGTCGAAGAAAACTTGCACAATGACTCATGCCCATAGCTTGATCGACGAGACCAAGCGCACCGCATGCCGGTCATCACCCCTGCTTATCCCTCAATGTGCTCTACCCATAATATTACAAGTTCTACTATGTCCATCATCCGAAAGGAAATGCTGCGTGCAATGCAAATAACCGATGAAATCCTGAAAACCCCTGGTAGCTCATGGATACCATTATTTGAAAAGGTTGATTTTTTCAGCATGTACAAAACTTATGTTCAGGTCGTTGCCTCTGCGTCCACATCGGATGGCATCAAGGATTGGTATGTTCTATCTGTACTTGTTTAAGCTAACAGTCTCCCAGGAGTGGTATGGTCGAGTCTAGAATACGAACGCTGGTGGGAGACTTGGAAAATACCGATTGCATCATTACGGCTCATCCTCAAGTTGGCGGTGTTAATCGTGTATTTTACTGTttgacagaagaggagcaggctGCGGCAAGTCAAGGTGAACTGACAGCTGAGATGATCGACAGaacagaagaggacgtagaagggaaggaacatAGGAAGATTTACACCAAAAGTTTCTTCATTGGATTGGAAATTGAGAAGAAATCGAGTAAGTGACTATTCCTTTGGGCAAAGAAGTATATTTAATATTGCATGACAGAAGAAACTGGTGGACGTGTGTTGAACCTCTTCTATCCCAGCAAAAAGTTCTGCGCTGTGTGTCAGAACTGGGATAAATACAACGAAATGGAGATGAGTGTCATTCTCAGGCCTGCTAAGAGGTGAGTCATGGCGATATAATGCAGCGCTTACAGATTCAAAGATCCGAACTACCCCCTTATGTTTTTCCTGACGGGATGCCCaggtcgaagaagaagacaaagcGACAGCAACAAAATGTATGTGTTACACCATTACAACTAGTATCTTTATTGAAAATCGCGACCACAGGGCTCTGAAGATGCTGGGATGAACGATGGCTCGGAAGGGCAAGGTCCAAGTAAACGCACCAAGTCAGTACGCCTATGAGGAGGGGTCTGTGAGCTGACGCTCGTCAGGTCTGAACAAACATCATTTAACAACTCTGAACCCCAACAGCAACTTCCCAACGGAATACCTGTG
This DNA window, taken from Cryptococcus deuterogattii R265 chromosome 3, complete sequence, encodes the following:
- a CDS encoding amino acid transporter, yielding MSIERADHSLSSEKPSAEKDFGPHIYEGEAVIFPNDGSENVIPREEETHRALSPRQLSMIALGGAIGTGLVIGSGTSLARSGPASLFISYIIIGTVCCGVMMALGEMSTKYPSKKGFAGHATRCVDPAFGFCTALVYLCKYLIISPNQIVAGSLVIRYWNDTINGAAWVTLLIAFVIAINCLGVKWFGEIEFWLSSIKIITLTGLILLALIIDLGGVPGQERIGFRYWEHGRAFKAYKTTGDLGKFLGFVNALVLALFAYIGTELIGVTVGEAKNPRKTVPSAIRKTFFRIIFFYVFSSFLVGMIVDSSSPLLAQAAKKGTSGGASASPFVVAIESAGIKVLPAIINACILIFTISAANSDQYIASRTLYGMAKDGTMPRVFTKCTSRGVPWVAFMFTAMFMGLAYLVASNDALSVFNYFVNSVTIFGGLTWISILSSHVAFMRGMKAQGISRDSLPYKSPFQPYFTYFSLFFTCLICFFKGFDGFMPWDYKSFITNYIGIPIYAIAYIGFKLIRKTKAVKMSEMDLTTGAREFQDLDEETEEEQQYKLMSFKQKVIYQIKNW
- a CDS encoding poly(A) polymerase, which codes for MTSNQPVKFLGVTPPITTDPPKPNDIKSSEALMADLVALNQFESDQERKVRERLLSNIAQLVAKFVHDVSIKLGMSEKIASEAGGRIYTSGSYRLGVHGPGSDIDTICVCPRHIYREHFFGEFQDMLRAWPAVTEISAVESAFVPVMKTVISGVEVDLLFARVNLPEAGDSLDIEKDEILRGVDDASQRSLNGPRVTDMILNLVPDVATFRTALRTIRLWAKRRGIYSNVLGFPGGVAWALLTARICQLYPAAAPATIVGKFFPIYYQWNWPQPVLLKKIDNGPPNMQHSVWNPKLDRRDQAHRMPVITPAYPSMCSTHNITSSTMSIIRKEMLRAMQITDEILKTPGSSWIPLFEKVDFFSMYKTYVQVVASASTSDGIKDWSGMVESRIRTLVGDLENTDCIITAHPQVGGVNRVFYCLTEEEQAAASQGELTAEMIDRTEEDVEGKEHRKIYTKSFFIGLEIEKKSKETGGRVLNLFYPSKKFCAVCQNWDKYNEMEMSVILRPAKRSELPPYVFPDGMPRSKKKTKRQQQNGSEDAGMNDGSEGQGPSKRTKSEQTSFNNSEPQQQLPNGIPVPNGADPVPLKDGTGPVDFKPPPGIEDMPPLSTAAMSSFATAAKGVANPQDENKEGLVVLNQSAPASS